The following DNA comes from Sinorhizobium mexicanum.
AGCGCGAAGGCGGGGCCGGCAAGTGTGAGAAGGGCGGCGCTCGCCATCATCAGGCGGATCTTGCGCGTATGCGTCATTATCGAGTTCCTTATCAAAAATGTTTGATGCGAAGCTGTTTCTGGGATCGGTTATCGCTAATCTGAGTGATCTCTGCGGGCTCCGTCAACTCGCCAGCCCCGACGGAGCCTGAAACGATCCCTGCGACGGTCGGCCTGCCCCTTGCAGACAGCCTGACATCTCGAACACGGATACCCTCACTCGAATCCTCAATTTCAAATCGGCCAAATCAGCACACGCTGAAGCTAATACGAAACAGGGCAAAATTATATTCGTCAGATCGGATGGTGCTTGTTCCCCGCGGATTATCCCTTCCGGAACCTTACCGGCCGTCGGCCGTCTAGAAGCGCGGCGCTGTAGAGGCCGCGTTCTCCACAAGGCGGTGCCTTGAAATTCTTGCCGTTGGCGGCCGGTTGCGGTAGCAAGAGGGCATGGGACAAAGCCTTTTGCCGCCATCGGGCGGGGACGACAACATTCAGCCGGTTGACCTCAAGGCGGCGCTGGAAGAGCGCTATCTCGCCTATGCCTTGTCAACCATTATGCATCGCGCGCTACCGGACGTCCGCGACGGCCTGAAACCCGTCCACCGCCGGATCATCCACGCCATGAGCGAGATGGGGCTGAGACCCAATTCCTCCTTCAAGAAATGCGCGCGTATCGTCGGCGACGTCATCGGTAAGTTCCATCCGCATGGCGACCAGTCCGTCTATGATGCCCTTGTGCGCCTCGCGCAGGATTTCTCGCAGCGTTACCCGGTTGTCGACGGACAGGGCAACTTCGGCAATATCGACGGCGACAATGCCGCCGCCTACCGTTACACCGAAGCGAAGATGACCGAGGTTGCGGCCCTTCTTCTCGAAGGTATCGATCAGGACGCCGTCGATTTCCGCCCGACCTACAACGAGGAAGACCAGGAGCCGGTCGTGCTTCCCGGCGCTTTCCCGAATCTTCTCGCGAACGGCGCCTCGGGTATCGCCGTCGGCATGGCCACCTCCATTCCGCCGCACAACGCCCATGAGCTTTGCGACGCGGCCCTCCATCTCATCCGCCATCCGGATGCGACGGTCGAGGACCTGCTGTTCGATCCCGCCAACCCACAGAAGGGTGGCATCGAGGGGCCGGATTTGCCGACGGGCGGCGTGATCGTCGAAAGCCGGGCTAGCATGATCGAGTCCTACCGGACCGGTCGCGGCGGCTTCCGGGTCCGCGCGCGTTGGGTTTCGGAGGATCTCGGCCGCGGCGGCTATCAGATCGTCGTCACGGAGATTCCCTATCAGGTCCAGAAGTCGCGGCTGATCGAGAAGATTGCCGAGCTGCTCGTTGCCCGCAAATTGCCGCTGCTCGAGGACATTCGCGACGAATCGGCCGAAGACGTGCGCATCGTGCTCGTGCCGAAAAGCCGCTCGGTCGATGCCGGCATCCTGATGGAATCGCTGTTCAAGCTGACCGAGCTCGAAAGCCGCATTCCGCTCAACATGAACGTGCTGTCGATGGGCCGCGTGCCGCGCGTCATGGCGCTGAACGAGGTGCTGACGGAGTGGCTGGCTCACCGGCGCGAGGTGTTGCAGCGGCGCTCGCGCCATCGGCTGGCCGCGATCGACCGCCGACTGGAAATTCTCGGTGGTTATCTCGTCGCCTACCTCAACATCGATGAGGTGATCCGGATCATCCGCGAGGAGGACGAGCCGAAGGCGGTGATGATGGAGCGTTTTACGCTCACCGATCTCCAGGCCGAATCGATCCTCAACATGCGCCTGCGCTCCTTGCGCAAGCTCGAGGAATTCGAGATCCGGACGGAGTTCGATGCGCTGTCGAAGGAAAAGGCGGAGATCGAGGCGTTGCTTGCCTCTGATGAGAAGCAGTGGCAGGCCGTCGCCTGGGAAATCGGCGAGGTCAAGAAGAAGTTCGCCAAGGCGACCGAGCTTGGCAAGCGTCGCAGCACTTTTGCCGATGCGCCGGAGGCCGATGTCGAGGCCATTCAGCAGGCGATGATCGAGAAGGAACCGATCACCGTCGTCATTTCGGAAAAAGGCTGGATCCGCGCCCTGAAGGGACACATCTCCGACACGTCATCGCTCCAGTTCAAGGAGGGAGACGCGCTGAAAGTGGCTTTCCCGGCGCAGACGACGGACAAGATCCTCATCTTCACGACGGGCGGCAAGGTCTACACCCTTGGCGGCGACAAGCTGCCCGGCGGGCGCGGCCATGGCGAACCCTTGCGCATCATGGTCGACATGGAGAACGATCAGGACGTGCTGACCGCCCTAGTCCATGATCCGGCACGCAAGCTCATCATTTCATCCGCTGCAGGAAACGGCTTCGTCGTTACCGAAAGCGATATCGTCGCCAATACCCGCAAGGGAAAACAGGTGATGAACGTCGGCATGCCGGACGAGGCGAAGCTCGTCGTTCCCGTCAAGGGCGATCATGTCGCCGTCGTCGGCGAAAACCGCAAGATGCTTGTTTTCCCGTTGGTGCAGATCCCCGAAATGGCGCGCGGCAAGGGCGTCCGGCTGCAGCGCTACAAGGATGGTGGCATTTCCGACATTCGATGCTTTACCATTGCGGAGGGGCTCACCTGGGAAGACAGCGCCGGTCGCGTCTTCACCAAGATGAAGGATGAACTGATCGAGTGGCTCGGCGACCGTGCCGCGGCCGGACGAGCCGTGCCGAAGGGCTTCCCGCGCAGCGGCAAGTTCAACGGATGATCTAGGATGCCGTGCGCCTTCAGGCGCATAAAGGATGCTGTAGTCTTTGCAACTTACGCATCGTGCTTTCCGAAAATCGATTCCGATTTTTGGGTCGATACGCTAGCACTTTGAATTGCTGCATATTTTGTCCTTAAATCCGCTCAGATTTGAAGAAATATGCAGTCAAAGGCGGCGCTGAGGCGATTGCCTTCGTGGTTCAATGTTCCTCTCCAGAGGGGTGAATGTCATGGCCTCCGCTCTTGACGCAGCCTTGCTGGCGCTTGCCGATCCGATACGCCGCCGCATATTCGAGGTCTTGTTTGCAGGCGCGACGCGTGCCGCGGAGATTGCCACTGCCGTCGGCATGAAACGGGATGACCTTTCCGGTCATCTTGCCATCATGGAAAGCGCAGGCCTGATTGCCCGGCAACAGAGCGAGGGCGGGGAGATCGTCACCGCCGATCCGGCGCCGCTCGAGATCGTGGCGAAGTGGATCAATACCAATCGCGAACTCTGGACAATGCGCTCGCAGATGCAGAGCGTTTCGCACGAGCCTGGACCCGGCGACGAGGGACAGTGATCGCCGACTCGGAGCCGCGCGTCTTATCGTGCGTGCAAGGAAGCTATCGCAGTAAAGGCGCGCCTATCCAAGTTCCGCACATTGCATCTGCGCCTTCATCGCCCTGCTGCGGATCTGCCAGAGCGAATGGCCGATCAGGGCGAAGATGAGGATGGCTCCCCCAAGGAGTGTCTGCGTCGTTGGCGTTTCCGAAAAGACGATCCACACCCAGATCGGAGCGAGGATCGTCTCCAGCAGATAGAACATGCCGACCTCCGGCGCGGAAAGAAACCGCGGGCCCGTCGCGAGGCAGAAGAAGGCAAGCGGGATCATCACCAGGCCGTTGAAGAGGATGTAGCCGGGTTCCGCAATCGAAATACCGCTCGACGGCAGGAGCACGAAGGCGGCGACGGCGGGGAAGATTGCCGTCGTCAGCGGCACCAGCGCCATGTCCCGGCCGCTCCTGCGCGCGATGGTGATCGCGCCTGCCAGGAGGAAGGCGGAGCACGCGGCCATCGCGTCACCGAAGAGATGTCCGCTTTCGAGCCCGTCCTGCACGATCACCCCGACGCCGAAAACCATAACGGCCATCGTCATGAGGGTGGCGTTCGAGGGCCGTTCCTTGAGGAAAATCCAGGAGAGGAGCGCCGCGAACATCGACGTGAAGGCCAGCACGAAGACGACGTTTGCCGTCGAGGTGTTGAACACGGCGAGCAGGAAGGTGAAGGAATTGATGGCGTAGAACAGACCGGCGACCAGACCCGCCTTACCGGGAATCAATGCAACGCGGCGGCCAAGTACGCGATTGAGCACGAACCAGGCCGCAAGTGCGACGAAGAAGGTTGAAAGGCTGCGCAAGGCGAGAATCGACCAGACCTCGCCGTTCGCCGAACGGATAAGCGGAATGTCGAAGGAAAGGGCGAGGCCGCCGAGGCCGGTGATGGCAAGGCCGCGCCGGTGCCGGGCGGCGTCAGAGGAAGGTGTCAATTCTCAGTCCGTTTCGGTGGGTGCGTCATCGTCGCCACAATAGCGTTCCCACCCACGGGCCATAAGGTGCTCTTGCGGCAAAAACTTTGTTTTATACCCCATTTTGCGCGAGCCCTTCACCCAATAACCCAGATAGACATGGGGAAGGCCGCGCTCCTTCGCCCGGCGAATATGATCGAGGATCATGAAGGTGCCGAGCGAACGCTCCGAGAGGGCCGGATCGAAGAAGGAGTAAACCATCGATAGGCCGTCGCTCATACGGTCGGTCAGGGCGGTGGCGACCAATGGTCCCCTGGCCTTGTCGTTGATGCTGTCGCCTTCGATCCGCAAGCGGTATTCGATGATCTTCGTATGCACGTGGGTGTCCTCGACCATCATGGCGTAATCGAGCACCGACATGTCGGACATGCCGCCCTTCTGATGCCGCCGGTCGAGATAGCGGCGGAAGAGGTTGTATTGTTCACTCGAGGGTTCGGCGGGGTATTCGGCCGACACCACGTCCCGATTGGCGGCGAGCACCCGACGCATCGAACGCGTCGGCGCGAACTCGTTCGCAAGGATGCGCACCGAGACGCAAGCGCGACAGGTTTCGCAGGCCGGCCGGTAGGCGATGTTCTGGGAGCGGCGGAAGCCGCCCTGCGTCAGGAGATCGTTCAGTTCCGGGGCCCGTTCGCCCACCATGTGGGTGAAGACCTTTCGCTCCATCTCGTTCGGCAGATACGGGCAGGGTGCCGGTGCAGTCAGGTAGAATTGTGGAGACGGTGTGGTCTGCGTGTTCATCGAGCGTGGGGGCCACTCTTCGTGCGGTTACTCATCGCAATAGCATGGCCTAAGAATGAAAAACGTCAACTCACTCGTTTAGGCATTCCTCACGGAATTGGTGCCTTGCCGTCCGCAAGGCGCAAAGATAACCCGCAGGCATTAGTACATATCGCGGCGTACCGTGACCGTGCCGATCAGAAGGTCGTGCAAAAGCCGGCCGCGGTCGGTGAAGAGACCGATCAGCAGGATGAGCGGTGTCAACAGCGCGTTGGCGATCCAGAAGATCACCAGATGAACGATCGCTGTCAGAAAATCCATCGGCCGTCCGTCCGTCCGGGCGATCGCCACGCCCATGATTCTCATGCCCGGCGAGGCCTGCTCGCGGCCGCCGACGGTCATCCCGAAATAGAGCATTGCCACAAGGGCGAAGAGCACGGGATAGAGGAGGAACCCGAGGCCAAGCGTGAGAATGCCCAGGAAAAACACGACGACCGCCGCCGGAATCCAGAGCAGGGCAATGATCACGTAGTCGATGATGAAGGCAAAGACTCGCCGCGACAGCACGCCCTGATAGGCGCGCCAGTCATCGCTCGGGAATCTGACTTGTTCGTTATGCATGCTCATCGGCGTGCCTCACATTGTTGCCGATCAGATATGGGGAAGGAGCCCGGACAAAACAATGCATGGCTGAATGCGGTCTGCCACTTAGCGTTTTGCCAGGATGCGCGCCACTTCGACCGAAAAATAGCTCAATATTCCGTCGCAGCCCGCCCGCTTGAAGGCCAGCAGCGTTTCCAGCATGACCCGTTCGCCATCGATCCAGCCATTGGCCGCAGCGGCCTTCACCTGCGCATACTCTCCGGAAACCTGATAGGCGAAAACCGGCAGGCCAAAGGCCTCCTTCATCCGCCAGCAGATGTCGAGATAGGGCAGGCCCGGTTTGACCATGAGCATGTCGGCGCCTTCCTCGACATCAAGCGCGGCATCGCGGATCGCCTCGGTACCGTTGGCCGGGTCGATGTAGTAGGTCTTCTTGTCGCCCTTGAGCAGACCGCCGGTGCCGATTGCCTCACGGTAGGGGCCGTAGAAGGCGGAGGCGAATTTCGTCGCATAGGACATGACGCCGACATTCTGGTGGCCGGCGGCGTCGAGCGCCTGCCGGATCGCGCCGATGCGCCCGTCCATCATGTCGGACGGGGCAATGATGTCCGATCCCGCATCGGCCTGCGTCACCGCTGCCCTGGCGACAACCTCCACGGTTTCGTCGTTTACGATCTCGCCGTCGCGGAGGATCCCGTCATGGCCATGGCTGGTGAACGGGTCGAGTGCGACGTCGGTGATGATGCCGATGTTCGGCACCGCCCTCTTGATCGCCCGGGTCGCCTCGTTGATCAGGTTGTCTGCGGCGAGGCTATTGGAGCCGGTTTCGTCACGCAACGCCATGTCGATGTTCGGAAACGTGGCAACTGCCGGGATGCCAAGGTCGGCCGCCTCTTTCACCGCCTCGACCGCTTTGTCGACGCTCATGCGGTTGACCCCCGGCATGGCGTCGATCGGCTGGACGATGCCGCTGCCCGGCACGATGAAGATCGGCCAGATCAGATCGTCGACGGTCAGGCGGTTTTCCCGCACCAGCCGTCGC
Coding sequences within:
- a CDS encoding ArsR/SmtB family transcription factor, encoding MASALDAALLALADPIRRRIFEVLFAGATRAAEIATAVGMKRDDLSGHLAIMESAGLIARQQSEGGEIVTADPAPLEIVAKWINTNRELWTMRSQMQSVSHEPGPGDEGQ
- a CDS encoding arginyltransferase; the encoded protein is MNTQTTPSPQFYLTAPAPCPYLPNEMERKVFTHMVGERAPELNDLLTQGGFRRSQNIAYRPACETCRACVSVRILANEFAPTRSMRRVLAANRDVVSAEYPAEPSSEQYNLFRRYLDRRHQKGGMSDMSVLDYAMMVEDTHVHTKIIEYRLRIEGDSINDKARGPLVATALTDRMSDGLSMVYSFFDPALSERSLGTFMILDHIRRAKERGLPHVYLGYWVKGSRKMGYKTKFLPQEHLMARGWERYCGDDDAPTETD
- a CDS encoding RDD family protein, translating into MSMHNEQVRFPSDDWRAYQGVLSRRVFAFIIDYVIIALLWIPAAVVVFFLGILTLGLGFLLYPVLFALVAMLYFGMTVGGREQASPGMRIMGVAIARTDGRPMDFLTAIVHLVIFWIANALLTPLILLIGLFTDRGRLLHDLLIGTVTVRRDMY
- the hemB gene encoding porphobilinogen synthase is translated as MSDNTNLVDRITGHRRMRRNRKADWTRRLVRENRLTVDDLIWPIFIVPGSGIVQPIDAMPGVNRMSVDKAVEAVKEAADLGIPAVATFPNIDMALRDETGSNSLAADNLINEATRAIKRAVPNIGIITDVALDPFTSHGHDGILRDGEIVNDETVEVVARAAVTQADAGSDIIAPSDMMDGRIGAIRQALDAAGHQNVGVMSYATKFASAFYGPYREAIGTGGLLKGDKKTYYIDPANGTEAIRDAALDVEEGADMLMVKPGLPYLDICWRMKEAFGLPVFAYQVSGEYAQVKAAAANGWIDGERVMLETLLAFKRAGCDGILSYFSVEVARILAKR
- the parC gene encoding DNA topoisomerase IV subunit A — protein: MGQSLLPPSGGDDNIQPVDLKAALEERYLAYALSTIMHRALPDVRDGLKPVHRRIIHAMSEMGLRPNSSFKKCARIVGDVIGKFHPHGDQSVYDALVRLAQDFSQRYPVVDGQGNFGNIDGDNAAAYRYTEAKMTEVAALLLEGIDQDAVDFRPTYNEEDQEPVVLPGAFPNLLANGASGIAVGMATSIPPHNAHELCDAALHLIRHPDATVEDLLFDPANPQKGGIEGPDLPTGGVIVESRASMIESYRTGRGGFRVRARWVSEDLGRGGYQIVVTEIPYQVQKSRLIEKIAELLVARKLPLLEDIRDESAEDVRIVLVPKSRSVDAGILMESLFKLTELESRIPLNMNVLSMGRVPRVMALNEVLTEWLAHRREVLQRRSRHRLAAIDRRLEILGGYLVAYLNIDEVIRIIREEDEPKAVMMERFTLTDLQAESILNMRLRSLRKLEEFEIRTEFDALSKEKAEIEALLASDEKQWQAVAWEIGEVKKKFAKATELGKRRSTFADAPEADVEAIQQAMIEKEPITVVISEKGWIRALKGHISDTSSLQFKEGDALKVAFPAQTTDKILIFTTGGKVYTLGGDKLPGGRGHGEPLRIMVDMENDQDVLTALVHDPARKLIISSAAGNGFVVTESDIVANTRKGKQVMNVGMPDEAKLVVPVKGDHVAVVGENRKMLVFPLVQIPEMARGKGVRLQRYKDGGISDIRCFTIAEGLTWEDSAGRVFTKMKDELIEWLGDRAAAGRAVPKGFPRSGKFNG
- a CDS encoding DMT family transporter, which gives rise to MTPSSDAARHRRGLAITGLGGLALSFDIPLIRSANGEVWSILALRSLSTFFVALAAWFVLNRVLGRRVALIPGKAGLVAGLFYAINSFTFLLAVFNTSTANVVFVLAFTSMFAALLSWIFLKERPSNATLMTMAVMVFGVGVIVQDGLESGHLFGDAMAACSAFLLAGAITIARRSGRDMALVPLTTAIFPAVAAFVLLPSSGISIAEPGYILFNGLVMIPLAFFCLATGPRFLSAPEVGMFYLLETILAPIWVWIVFSETPTTQTLLGGAILIFALIGHSLWQIRSRAMKAQMQCAELG